The following proteins come from a genomic window of Corallococcus sp. NCRR:
- a CDS encoding aminotransferase-like domain-containing protein: MSRSNWKPRLKRSEGPLYGALVDALTADISAGKLRAGDRLPTHRELASTLGTSLGTVTRAYAEAERRGLIWSQVGNGTFVRNLRDGARYTPQLDRTRIDLGPTAVPIVPGDMGHLAFAAALRRLSERADLGALSGYQAHAGTEAQRAAGSRWLELAGVPATHENVVVSNGAQHATLMVLSLLANPDGLLVEDVTYPGVLAAAEWLRLPTHPVALDAEGLVPEALAEACRRSKARVLYCTPTNHNPTTVVMPLKRRQALVEVCRKFDVTIIENGALAPLVAKAPAPLAALAPERTYHLGSLSKAVLPALRVGYIRTPVPSSQTLEHAAAATVWSGSPLLMELATQWVMDGTAESLRDARRAEATARQTLAAKVLKGHPYVSHPSAYFLWMPIPEQRRATELVEAAAERDVLLGPAHLFAARPGQAPNALRVSLGAAGSREELERGLKTLAELLGATSPAPRRLA, from the coding sequence ATGTCCCGCTCCAACTGGAAGCCACGCCTGAAGCGCTCCGAGGGCCCTCTGTATGGCGCGCTCGTTGATGCGCTCACGGCGGACATCAGCGCGGGGAAGCTTCGCGCCGGGGATCGGCTGCCCACGCACCGGGAACTCGCGAGCACTCTGGGGACATCTCTGGGGACGGTGACCCGTGCCTACGCCGAAGCGGAGCGGCGGGGACTCATCTGGAGCCAGGTGGGCAACGGAACATTCGTGCGGAACCTCCGGGACGGAGCCCGATACACGCCCCAGCTCGACCGGACACGCATCGACCTGGGGCCCACGGCGGTGCCCATCGTCCCTGGCGATATGGGACACCTCGCGTTCGCCGCCGCGCTCCGGCGGCTCAGTGAACGCGCGGACCTGGGCGCGCTCAGTGGCTATCAGGCCCATGCGGGCACGGAGGCCCAGCGGGCGGCGGGGTCCCGCTGGTTGGAGCTCGCGGGCGTTCCTGCCACGCACGAGAACGTCGTCGTGAGCAACGGGGCCCAGCACGCGACCCTGATGGTGTTGTCCCTGCTCGCGAACCCGGACGGCCTGCTGGTGGAGGACGTCACCTATCCTGGGGTCCTCGCCGCCGCGGAGTGGCTCCGGCTGCCCACGCATCCGGTGGCGCTCGACGCGGAGGGGCTCGTGCCCGAAGCGCTCGCGGAGGCCTGCCGGAGGAGCAAGGCACGGGTGCTCTACTGCACACCCACGAACCACAACCCGACCACGGTCGTCATGCCCTTGAAGCGGCGGCAGGCACTGGTGGAGGTCTGCCGGAAGTTCGACGTCACCATCATCGAGAACGGCGCGCTGGCCCCGCTCGTGGCGAAAGCGCCCGCGCCCCTGGCCGCGCTGGCGCCCGAGCGGACCTATCACCTGGGCAGCCTGTCCAAGGCGGTGCTCCCCGCGCTGCGCGTCGGCTACATCCGGACGCCGGTCCCGTCGTCGCAGACCCTGGAGCACGCGGCAGCTGCGACGGTCTGGTCGGGGTCTCCCCTGCTGATGGAACTGGCTACGCAGTGGGTGATGGATGGGACCGCCGAGTCCCTGCGCGATGCGAGGCGCGCCGAAGCCACGGCCCGGCAGACCCTGGCGGCGAAGGTGCTGAAGGGCCACCCCTATGTCTCGCACCCCAGCGCGTACTTCCTGTGGATGCCCATCCCCGAGCAGCGCCGCGCCACGGAGCTGGTGGAAGCCGCCGCCGAGCGCGACGTGCTGCTCGGCCCGGCGCACCTGTTCGCGGCCCGTCCGGGCCAGGCACCCAACGCGCTGCGGGTGTCGCTGGGCGCGGCTGGCTCCCGCGAGGAGCTGGAGCGGGGATTGAAGACGCTGGCCGAGCTGCTCGGCGCCACGTCCCCGGCACCGCGCCGCCTGGCCTGA
- a CDS encoding imm11 family protein, whose translation MTARYFRLSEDVYAPGRWYLGDPVDDKSMEVENPWMFSAGKPVQAPGSLRFPIDEPGRPLDYSEAGIGSTPILHVKLATVFAELAPDDVQLLAVDIPGHPEQFNMLVATRLIRCIDDKASREVEYWDPIKHKQPEKAGQYYSVAGMRIDTSKVGQAKVFRTWGWSMALIVSEDLKTALERTGATGMRFTEV comes from the coding sequence ATGACCGCCCGTTACTTCAGATTGTCAGAAGACGTCTACGCGCCGGGGCGCTGGTATCTGGGTGATCCCGTGGATGACAAGTCCATGGAGGTCGAGAACCCATGGATGTTCAGCGCCGGGAAGCCCGTCCAGGCCCCTGGCTCCCTCCGGTTTCCCATCGACGAGCCCGGACGGCCGTTGGACTACTCCGAAGCAGGCATCGGCAGTACGCCCATCCTCCACGTGAAGCTGGCCACCGTGTTCGCGGAGCTTGCGCCGGATGACGTCCAACTGCTCGCAGTGGACATCCCTGGCCATCCCGAACAGTTCAACATGCTCGTCGCCACCCGATTGATCCGCTGCATCGACGACAAGGCGTCCCGAGAAGTGGAGTACTGGGACCCCATCAAGCACAAGCAGCCCGAGAAGGCAGGCCAGTACTACTCCGTCGCGGGAATGCGCATCGACACGTCGAAGGTAGGCCAAGCCAAGGTCTTCCGAACGTGGGGCTGGTCCATGGCTCTGATCGTTTCCGAGGACCTCAAGACGGCCCTGGAGCGCACCGGCGCTACCGGCATGCGGTTCACGGAAGTGTAG
- a CDS encoding AHH domain-containing protein, with protein MKRLGWVLLLGLLLSGCATTRVVRLDVDGDDSVVVTPREEEDASPSEARLEEDEFKAAVKTLARDVRPFAHPLRQARELFGLPERSGLFGFRERTRQIIPLGEEEARELRLLDTSDDLTRGYRQWCGKKRQQPGDCLRLLEEGPLLGSDGRYALAMAIAMDSVWNETAEALAGMASPQAVMATMTSAVTMYLLLWAMPEPVSKGLAALITATAIAYLGVDTVWTLLDGWVTLVRHVDGATTFLQVREAGEAYGAVMGRNAARVFVMLATAAIGNTAGLAMKAPTLPGSAQAAVAVETQAGLQFVALGGVRSVAMTADGFTIALAPNAVAMSSRSGKPQRHHLATIRNEKSSRNGGPWTPLFRRIFKRAGMELKDPENIVEVPGHRGPHPAEYHQLVYDRLRQVTSECRSVEACREALTDALKILGEQARTHGTELNRLLTRGR; from the coding sequence ATGAAGCGGCTGGGTTGGGTGCTGTTGTTGGGACTGCTTCTGTCAGGCTGCGCGACGACACGGGTCGTGCGCCTGGACGTCGATGGCGACGACAGCGTTGTCGTCACGCCCCGGGAGGAGGAAGACGCGTCCCCCTCCGAGGCCCGGCTGGAGGAGGACGAGTTCAAGGCGGCGGTGAAGACGCTCGCCAGGGACGTGCGGCCCTTCGCTCATCCGTTGCGGCAAGCCCGCGAGCTGTTCGGCCTGCCGGAGCGCAGCGGCCTCTTCGGCTTCCGGGAGCGGACCCGGCAAATCATCCCACTGGGTGAGGAAGAGGCACGGGAGCTGCGGCTTCTCGACACGTCCGACGACCTGACGCGCGGCTACCGGCAATGGTGCGGCAAGAAGCGCCAGCAGCCGGGAGACTGCCTGCGCTTGCTGGAGGAAGGCCCCTTGCTGGGCAGCGACGGCCGCTATGCGCTGGCGATGGCCATCGCGATGGACTCCGTCTGGAACGAGACGGCCGAAGCCCTGGCGGGCATGGCGAGTCCCCAGGCCGTCATGGCCACGATGACCTCCGCCGTGACGATGTACCTGCTGCTGTGGGCCATGCCGGAGCCTGTGTCCAAGGGACTGGCCGCGCTTATCACCGCCACGGCGATTGCGTACCTGGGCGTGGACACCGTGTGGACCCTCCTCGACGGCTGGGTGACGCTGGTGCGCCACGTGGACGGGGCCACCACCTTCCTCCAGGTGCGCGAAGCGGGCGAAGCCTACGGAGCGGTGATGGGAAGGAACGCCGCGCGCGTCTTCGTGATGCTGGCCACGGCGGCGATTGGCAACACGGCAGGCCTGGCGATGAAGGCGCCTACCCTGCCCGGCTCCGCGCAAGCGGCGGTCGCGGTGGAGACGCAGGCGGGCCTGCAGTTCGTGGCCCTCGGAGGCGTGCGCTCGGTGGCCATGACGGCCGACGGTTTCACCATCGCGCTGGCGCCCAACGCGGTGGCGATGTCATCGCGCTCCGGCAAGCCCCAGCGCCACCACCTCGCCACCATCCGCAATGAGAAGTCCTCAAGAAATGGAGGCCCATGGACTCCGCTCTTCCGGCGCATCTTCAAGCGGGCTGGGATGGAGCTGAAGGACCCGGAAAACATCGTCGAAGTCCCAGGCCACCGAGGCCCCCATCCCGCCGAGTACCATCAACTCGTCTATGACAGGTTGAGGCAGGTGACCTCCGAATGTCGGAGCGTAGAGGCATGCCGCGAAGCTCTGACTGATGCCCTCAAGATTCTTGGCGAGCAGGCTAGAACTCATGGCACGGAGCTCAATCGACTGCTGACTCGGGGCCGCTGA
- a CDS encoding putative sensor domain DACNV-containing protein — MDEPGLQYPGEALRGWLRQFAKTPLAEPTLKLLVVLADTVFFASLGREEGEATRVRIAYHAQGLQGLQAVRETVYIGGQKGKRQAWETLPLEAKSSITDFSVEALVKLAPAANLPRTAVVVGPREGKLRIQGLARRVEYTEFHAEGEEDVFILHAPEPGHLVVSTQGREVFRYEQGAPVPPGRRVALHDLLFHEDSAVRAALMEMCSTLVESLPKVQPLMGGNREWYVSNAVQGLIRRMAGLHHGGLIAFLPKQHDVERFRARGKYVLPPEQGSLLRQRLQRFVQARADLINGAWRAEAGKAAEEEEDPELKKAAAEHDDKATESDFQALVESIGQFTAVDNALVLGPELEVLCAGYQIALPRSGPPQVFEARTLQGRPGPHYPIHQHGSRHRAAAVFANQHSGAIVFVASQDGPLRCLHRPPGKKKVLLWSLLLTED; from the coding sequence ATGGATGAACCCGGCCTGCAATATCCCGGAGAAGCCCTGCGCGGGTGGCTCCGGCAGTTCGCCAAGACGCCGCTCGCCGAGCCGACGCTGAAGCTGCTGGTCGTGCTGGCGGACACGGTGTTCTTCGCGAGCCTGGGCCGCGAGGAGGGCGAGGCCACGCGCGTGCGCATCGCCTACCACGCGCAGGGGTTGCAGGGCCTGCAGGCGGTGCGAGAGACGGTCTACATCGGCGGACAGAAGGGCAAACGTCAGGCGTGGGAGACGCTGCCCCTGGAGGCCAAGTCGAGCATCACCGACTTCAGCGTGGAGGCGCTGGTGAAGCTGGCGCCCGCGGCGAACCTGCCGCGCACGGCCGTGGTGGTGGGGCCGCGCGAGGGCAAGCTGCGCATCCAGGGACTGGCGCGCCGGGTGGAGTACACGGAGTTCCACGCCGAGGGAGAAGAGGACGTCTTCATCCTCCACGCGCCGGAGCCGGGCCACCTGGTGGTGAGCACGCAGGGGCGCGAAGTGTTTCGCTACGAGCAGGGCGCGCCGGTGCCACCGGGCCGGCGCGTGGCGCTGCACGACCTGCTCTTCCACGAGGACAGCGCGGTGCGCGCGGCGCTGATGGAGATGTGCTCCACGCTGGTGGAGTCCCTGCCCAAGGTGCAGCCGCTGATGGGCGGCAACCGCGAGTGGTACGTGTCCAACGCGGTGCAGGGACTCATCCGGAGGATGGCGGGCCTGCATCACGGAGGGCTCATCGCGTTTCTGCCCAAGCAGCACGACGTGGAGCGCTTCCGGGCGCGAGGCAAGTACGTCCTGCCGCCGGAGCAGGGCTCGCTCTTGCGTCAGCGCTTGCAGCGCTTCGTGCAGGCGCGGGCGGACCTCATCAACGGCGCCTGGCGGGCGGAGGCCGGCAAGGCGGCGGAGGAGGAAGAGGATCCGGAGTTGAAGAAGGCCGCCGCCGAGCACGACGACAAGGCGACGGAGAGCGACTTCCAGGCGCTGGTGGAGAGCATCGGGCAGTTCACGGCGGTGGACAACGCGCTGGTGCTGGGGCCGGAGCTGGAGGTGCTCTGCGCGGGGTATCAGATCGCGCTCCCGCGCAGCGGCCCGCCGCAGGTCTTCGAGGCGCGCACGCTCCAGGGGCGTCCCGGCCCGCACTACCCCATCCATCAGCACGGCTCGCGCCACCGCGCCGCGGCCGTCTTCGCCAACCAGCACTCCGGAGCCATCGTGTTCGTGGCCTCCCAGGACGGCCCGCTCCGCTGCCTGCACCGGCCGCCGGGCAAGAAGAAGGTGCTGCTCTGGAGCCTCCTGCTGACGGAGGACTGA
- a CDS encoding YqaA family protein — protein MPAEPSTLSTWGLPGMFFVAMLAGSVVPVPSEAMLAALIYNGTPPLMATVVATVGNVLGALTLYILGQWVSRGGGGAVGRWVARRREKEGPRMARVEANLRTWGAPALLMSWLPILGDAFVLAGGFVGVRPLPFVVFVTLGKGIRYAFVALSTTAAM, from the coding sequence ATGCCCGCCGAGCCTTCCACCCTGTCCACCTGGGGCCTTCCCGGGATGTTCTTCGTCGCCATGCTGGCGGGCTCCGTGGTGCCGGTGCCCTCCGAGGCGATGCTCGCCGCCCTCATCTACAACGGCACGCCGCCGCTGATGGCCACCGTCGTCGCCACCGTGGGCAACGTGCTGGGCGCGCTGACGCTCTACATCCTGGGCCAGTGGGTGTCGCGCGGCGGAGGCGGGGCCGTGGGCCGCTGGGTGGCGCGCCGCCGGGAGAAGGAAGGCCCGCGCATGGCGCGCGTGGAGGCGAACCTGCGCACCTGGGGGGCTCCCGCCCTGCTGATGTCGTGGCTGCCCATCCTGGGAGATGCGTTCGTGCTCGCGGGCGGCTTCGTGGGCGTGCGCCCCTTGCCCTTCGTCGTCTTCGTCACCCTGGGGAAGGGGATTCGCTACGCCTTCGTCGCGCTGTCCACCACGGCCGCGATGTAA
- a CDS encoding lamin tail domain-containing protein translates to MSLKQDLFRRPAASWRTWSFTLVCAALSACAGSVDAEETAPEFVAREDSLANVRLRLMAANLSSGNGQDYDPGHGIRIFQGTDADVVMIQEFNYRTDSAADIRSFVDTAFGTGFSYYRESGAQIPNGIISRYPIIASGEWDDTQVSNRDFAWARIDIPGPKDLWAISVHLLTTSSSVRNTEASNLVKFINANVPASDYLVIGGDFNTGSRSEATFSTFSSVVSTASPYPADKNGNTNTNAGRNSPYDHVLVDNDLRAYQTSVVMGSSTFANGLVVDTRVYSPLSDISPALSGDSGASGMQHMGVIKDFLIPGDGTTASTVTVLSPNGGESWTAGSARTITWSSSGVSNVKVEYSLNGSTWTTLTSSTSASGGSVAWTVPSSATTNAWVRVSDASNATVTDLSNAAFTITTGGTGGTGNVFINEVLINEPGSDVNGEFVELVNSGTAAVDLSGWTVSDGTAVRHTFASGTTVAAGKAVVVFGGASGIPSGTPGAVAASTGSLVLGNSGDTVTVKNSAGTVVDTATFASSLAGTDGVSANRSPDASSTAGFVLHTGVSSLSSSPGKRASGTAF, encoded by the coding sequence GTGAGCCTGAAACAAGACCTCTTCCGGCGGCCTGCCGCCTCCTGGCGTACGTGGTCCTTCACGCTGGTGTGCGCGGCGCTCAGCGCGTGCGCTGGTTCGGTGGACGCGGAGGAGACGGCGCCGGAGTTCGTCGCGCGCGAGGACTCGCTGGCGAACGTGCGGCTGCGCCTGATGGCGGCCAACCTGAGCAGCGGCAACGGGCAGGACTACGACCCGGGCCACGGCATCCGCATCTTCCAGGGCACGGACGCGGACGTCGTGATGATTCAGGAGTTCAACTACAGGACGGACTCCGCGGCGGACATCCGCAGCTTCGTGGACACGGCCTTCGGCACGGGCTTCTCCTACTACCGCGAGTCCGGCGCGCAGATTCCGAACGGCATCATCAGCCGCTACCCCATCATCGCCTCCGGTGAGTGGGACGACACGCAGGTGTCCAACCGCGACTTCGCGTGGGCGCGCATCGACATCCCGGGCCCCAAGGACCTGTGGGCCATCAGCGTGCACCTGCTGACGACCAGCTCCAGCGTCCGCAACACGGAGGCGTCCAACCTGGTGAAGTTCATCAACGCCAACGTGCCCGCCAGCGACTACCTGGTGATTGGCGGTGACTTCAACACCGGCAGCCGCAGCGAGGCGACCTTCAGCACCTTCTCCAGCGTGGTGTCCACGGCGTCGCCGTACCCGGCGGACAAGAACGGCAACACCAACACCAACGCGGGCCGCAACTCGCCGTACGACCACGTGCTGGTGGACAACGACCTGCGCGCCTACCAGACGTCGGTGGTGATGGGCTCCAGCACCTTCGCCAACGGCCTGGTGGTGGACACGCGCGTGTACTCGCCCCTGTCCGACATCTCCCCGGCGCTGTCGGGTGACAGCGGCGCGTCCGGCATGCAGCACATGGGCGTCATCAAGGACTTCCTCATCCCGGGGGACGGCACGACGGCCTCCACCGTGACGGTGCTGTCGCCCAACGGCGGTGAGAGCTGGACGGCCGGCTCGGCGCGCACCATCACCTGGAGCTCCTCCGGCGTCTCCAACGTGAAGGTGGAGTACTCGCTGAACGGCTCCACCTGGACGACCCTCACGTCCAGCACGAGCGCGTCCGGAGGCAGCGTGGCGTGGACGGTGCCCTCCAGCGCCACCACCAACGCGTGGGTGCGGGTGAGCGACGCGAGCAACGCCACCGTCACCGACCTGTCCAACGCGGCCTTCACCATCACCACGGGCGGCACCGGCGGCACGGGCAACGTGTTCATCAACGAGGTGCTCATCAATGAGCCGGGCTCGGACGTGAACGGCGAGTTCGTGGAGCTGGTCAACAGCGGCACGGCGGCGGTGGACCTGAGCGGCTGGACGGTGTCGGACGGCACGGCCGTGCGCCACACCTTCGCCAGCGGCACCACGGTGGCGGCGGGCAAGGCAGTGGTGGTGTTCGGCGGCGCGTCCGGCATCCCCTCTGGCACGCCGGGCGCGGTGGCCGCGTCCACGGGCTCGCTGGTCCTGGGCAACAGCGGTGACACCGTCACGGTGAAGAACAGCGCCGGCACCGTGGTGGACACGGCCACGTTCGCCTCGTCGCTCGCGGGCACGGACGGCGTGTCCGCCAACCGCAGCCCGGACGCGTCCTCCACGGCCGGCTTCGTGCTGCACACGGGCGTGTCCAGCCTGAGCAGCTCTCCGGGCAAGCGCGCCAGCGGCACCGCGTTCTAA
- a CDS encoding glutathione S-transferase family protein, whose protein sequence is MLKVHHLSESRSQRILWLLEELGLDYEVVRYERDPKTGFAPPELKAVHPLGKSPLVEDGGRVLAESGAIIESLIRKYGQGRLSPAPEDLDRYTHFLHYAEGSAMLPIVQLLYVKRLGDAAAPIKPRIDSELKSHLGYLEGALQGREYLVGHALTGADVQLSFVLEAAKSFRLLAELPNLTAYLDRLHARPAYQRALERGGPYKMGR, encoded by the coding sequence ATGCTGAAGGTCCATCACCTCTCTGAATCCCGCTCGCAGCGCATCCTCTGGCTCCTGGAGGAGCTGGGGCTGGACTACGAGGTCGTCCGCTACGAGCGCGATCCGAAGACGGGGTTCGCCCCGCCGGAGCTCAAGGCCGTCCACCCGCTGGGCAAGTCGCCGCTGGTGGAGGACGGTGGCCGGGTGCTGGCGGAGTCCGGCGCCATCATCGAGTCGCTGATCCGCAAGTACGGCCAGGGCCGGCTCTCGCCCGCGCCGGAGGACCTGGACCGGTACACGCACTTCCTGCACTACGCGGAGGGCTCCGCGATGCTGCCCATCGTGCAACTGCTCTACGTGAAGCGGCTGGGCGACGCCGCGGCGCCCATCAAGCCGCGCATCGACTCCGAGCTGAAGAGCCACCTGGGCTACCTGGAAGGGGCGCTGCAGGGCCGCGAGTACCTGGTGGGCCACGCGCTGACGGGCGCGGACGTCCAGCTCTCCTTCGTGCTGGAGGCCGCGAAGTCGTTCCGGCTGCTGGCGGAGCTGCCGAACCTCACGGCCTACCTCGACCGGCTCCACGCGCGCCCCGCGTACCAGCGGGCCCTGGAGCGGGGCGGGCCGTACAAGATGGGCCGCTGA
- a CDS encoding S28 family serine protease: MKPLLFSQSSMPARLAAWVSLVPLLMLLGGPVACGDDGPDDPRPDSGTQTVDGGSDAGTNTDAGTEADAGSDAGADAGTDADAGTEADAGTDADAGTDADAGTDADAGTDSDAGTDGGVVACTPSGWVDTPPALSILQNTSLDIRTRLEAIPGLTVDQDRTGGSVPAGYRHFVLRYNQPADHAHPECQRFEQRLTLMHKGDTSPMVLSTSGYNVSTGTSRSEPAQLLAANQVAVEHRFFPPSIPSPADWSQLTIRQSADDFHRITQALKPIYTGKWVSTGGSKGGETVVFFRRFHPDDVDATVAYVAPIAKRNDERFVTFQDTVGGDAQRACRERLWAFQREVLSRRDKMLPLVDAYAARFNLTYSQLGRELTLEHAAIETYFAFWQYDSAANCTRNIPTATATDQELFDAMDSEVGIDSFSDQGITPYAAYYYQAAAELGWPQPYEKHLGALIHFPDTDTGEVYSPPGIPFVFRPEAMPDIQDWVSSQGQRLMFIYGSYDPWTAAAYVLGNSQDSYLYTVEGGNHNARISQLPAPQQAEAKATLNRWMGISPLKRAPKFVPSEEPPAFGPHVPPRLREASPN; this comes from the coding sequence ATGAAGCCCCTCCTGTTCTCCCAGTCCTCCATGCCGGCGCGTCTGGCCGCTTGGGTTTCGCTCGTCCCCCTGCTCATGCTGCTGGGAGGACCGGTCGCCTGTGGTGATGACGGGCCGGACGACCCGCGCCCCGACAGCGGCACCCAGACCGTGGATGGCGGCTCGGACGCGGGCACCAACACCGATGCGGGCACCGAGGCCGATGCAGGCTCCGATGCTGGCGCCGACGCGGGTACGGACGCCGATGCAGGCACGGAGGCCGATGCAGGCACAGACGCGGACGCGGGTACGGACGCCGATGCGGGCACGGACGCTGATGCGGGCACCGACTCCGATGCGGGCACGGACGGTGGCGTGGTGGCGTGCACTCCGAGCGGCTGGGTCGACACGCCCCCGGCCCTGAGCATCCTCCAGAACACGTCGTTGGACATCCGGACCCGGCTGGAGGCCATCCCGGGCCTCACCGTGGACCAGGACCGGACCGGCGGCAGTGTCCCCGCGGGCTACCGGCACTTCGTCCTGCGCTACAACCAGCCGGCGGACCACGCCCACCCGGAGTGCCAGCGCTTCGAGCAGCGCCTGACGCTGATGCACAAGGGGGACACCAGCCCGATGGTGCTCTCCACCAGCGGATACAACGTCTCCACCGGTACCAGCCGCTCGGAGCCCGCGCAGCTCCTGGCCGCCAACCAGGTCGCGGTGGAGCACCGCTTCTTCCCGCCGAGCATCCCGTCCCCCGCGGACTGGAGCCAGCTCACCATCCGGCAATCCGCGGATGACTTCCACCGCATCACCCAGGCGCTCAAGCCCATCTACACCGGCAAGTGGGTGTCCACCGGCGGCAGCAAGGGCGGCGAGACGGTGGTGTTCTTCCGCCGCTTCCATCCGGACGACGTGGACGCCACCGTGGCGTACGTGGCGCCCATCGCGAAGCGAAACGACGAGCGCTTCGTGACGTTCCAGGACACCGTGGGCGGCGACGCGCAGCGGGCCTGCCGCGAGCGGCTATGGGCCTTCCAGCGCGAGGTGCTCTCGCGCCGCGACAAGATGCTCCCCCTCGTGGACGCCTACGCGGCGAGGTTCAACCTGACGTATTCCCAGTTGGGCCGGGAGCTGACGCTGGAGCACGCCGCCATCGAGACCTACTTCGCCTTCTGGCAGTACGACTCCGCGGCGAACTGCACTCGGAACATCCCCACCGCCACTGCCACGGACCAGGAGCTGTTCGACGCGATGGACTCCGAGGTGGGCATCGACTCGTTCTCGGACCAGGGCATCACCCCGTATGCCGCCTACTACTACCAGGCTGCGGCGGAGCTGGGCTGGCCCCAGCCCTATGAGAAGCACCTGGGCGCGCTCATCCACTTCCCGGACACCGACACCGGCGAGGTGTACTCGCCCCCCGGCATCCCGTTCGTGTTCCGTCCCGAGGCCATGCCGGACATCCAGGACTGGGTGTCCTCGCAGGGACAGCGCCTGATGTTCATCTACGGCAGCTACGACCCGTGGACCGCGGCGGCCTACGTGCTGGGCAACTCGCAGGACTCCTACCTGTACACGGTGGAAGGCGGGAACCACAACGCGCGCATCAGCCAGCTCCCGGCGCCCCAGCAGGCGGAGGCGAAGGCCACGCTCAACCGCTGGATGGGCATCTCGCCGCTGAAGCGCGCCCCGAAGTTCGTGCCGTCGGAGGAGCCGCCCGCCTTCGGCCCCCACGTGCCGCCCCGTCTGCGCGAGGCGTCGCCGAACTAG